Sequence from the Burkholderia cepacia genome:
TCGCTGCGCACCGACAGCAACCTTGCGCAGCTCGCGATGATCCGTGCCGGCTACGGAATCGGCTTCTGCCAGACCGGGCTCGCGAGACGGGACGCACGGCTCGTGCGGGTGCTGCCGGACGGGCCCGCGATGCAGCTGGAAACCTGGGTCGTGATGCACGAGGACCTGCGCACGAGCCCGCGCTGCCGCGCGGTGTTCGATGCGCTGGTGCGGGGGTTGCTGGCGTACGTCGGAGCAAAGCCGGATTGACGGCGACGCCGGCCGGTGGTCACGAACCGCCACCGCCGCTGCACACTGCCAGCCGGTGCGCGGCCCTGATATGGCCGCCTGCGCACAGCTGCTACTCGTAGATTTTCCCGGCGAACAGGATATCCGCCGCCCTCCGCCACGGATTGTCGGGAACTTGATAGAAGCGAAGCCCATCCGTCGACGCATCGGCCCAGTCGACAGCCGCTTCCAGGAACGTCCCGATCGAGTCGTTTTCCCATCCCAGTGCGCCCCCGTCATGCGGGAACGACGTCGTCCTGGCCGCGATCTCGCGTTCCGCTTTCCAGTCGCGGCCCAGCACGCCCAGGAAATCGACGAAAGACCGCTCGTCGACCACGCGCTCCAGCGCGGCCTGCAATGTGTCCGCCATGTTCTGTTTCAGGTCGTCATTCATCCGTCATCCCGCCTTGCCTCATGCCGAAATCATCCGCGCGATGCCGCGCGTCACACCAGCAACTGCCTCGCCAGCACCTCCCGCGCCTGCGTCACCGCTTCCCGTTCCCCGGGCAGCGGCGGCTGCACGCGACCGCGTGAGCCGGCGGCTCACCGCCGCCGCTTGCGTTTCGCCTGTCGCGCTTCCCATTCGGCCAGCTCGACGCGATAGCGCTCCATCGCGTCCTCGTACAGGTCGAAAACGCACGGCGAGCAACCGCTGTTGCAGCAGTCTTCCAGTTCCGGTTGCTGAGGCGGGGTCGGACGCGGATCGTCGGGGGATGAATCCGGAGAGGCAGGCTTGGGCACGGCACGGATCGAGTGACGGGGAACACCCAGTATAAGTGGATGTCGCGCGACCTGCCGGCCGGGACGATCCCCGCCGGCCGCTTCCCTCGATTGCGCGCGATCACTGCGCCGGCGCGTCCGGCTTCGCCGCGCCCGCCTCCGGCTCGTCGGCCAGCGGTTGCCACGCGGCGCCGAGCGAATACCAGTCGACGCGGCGCGTGAGCGTCATGATGCCGGCGAGGATCGCGAACAGCAGCAGCGAACCGAGCATCAGTGCGTTGTCTTCCGACAGCAGCAGCCCGTAGAGTGCCGCGTACAGCACCGCGAGCAGCACCGCGAACACCGCGCCGCGCTTCACGCTGTGCAGCACGAACGACAGGTAGAAGCCGAGCAGCCCGATGCATGCGCCGCTCGCCGCGAGATACGCATACGCGAACGCGATGTGTTCGGACAGGCTCAGCAGCAGCAGGAAGAACAACGCGAGCGACAGGCCGACCAGCGTGTACTGGATCGGGTGAATGCGCAGCCGCTTCACGAGCTCGTACATGAAGAAGCTCGCGAACGTGAGCATCACGAACAGCGCGCCGTACTTCGTGGCGCGTTCGGCCTGCAGATAGACGTTCACGGGTTCGATCAGCGAGACCGAGGCGGCTTCGAGCGCCTCGTCCCCGCTGCCCGCCGCGATCTGCTCGCGCGCCTTCGTGTTGAACGACGTCAGGCTCCATGCGCTCGCGAAGCCGCCGGCATCGACCGTGCGGCTGTTCGGCAGGAACGCACCGTCGAAACTCGGATGCGGCCACGTCGACTTCAGCGAGAAATCGTTCTGGTCGCCCACCGGCGCGAACGCGACGGATTCCGCGCCCCGCAGCGGCAGGTCGATGCTGAACGGCACGACGTTTTCGGCGGACGTGGCGGAGGACGCGGCGGGGAACGCGCCGAGGTCGACGTTCGCGTGCACGCCCTGGCGCAGGCTCGGGAGCTGCGCGCCCTGCTCCATCGTCAGCCGCTTGCCGCCGAGAACCAGCACCGGCTGCGCCATCAGGCCGCGAATGTCGCTGATGCCGAACGCGAGGTACGGATTGCCGATCGCGAAGCTTACGTGGCCGTCCGCCTGCGGCAGCTTCTTCAGGTCCGGCAACGCGAGCGTGCCCTCCCAGCGGCTCTGCAGGTCGTACACCAGCGCCTTGTGGATGCCGCGATAGCGGACGCTGGTCGCAACGCCGCCCTTGACGCTCAGGGTCTTCGGGAACACCAGCAGGCGCTTCGCTTCGGTCTGCACGCGCTCGCTCGCCGGCTGGCCGGGCGCCGCCTCGGTCCGGATGCGGGTGACTTCCGTGTACGGCACGACCAGGATCGGCCCGGTCATGGTCTGCGGCCCCGCATAGCTCGACCAGATGCTTCTCAACGCGTCTTCGCGGTACGACGCGCGCTCCTGCACGATGCTGCTCACCAGATGCAGCGGGATCAGGATCAGCAGCACGAGGCACGCCGTGATCAGGGACTTGAACAACAGGACTCGATTCATGTGAGCGGATACCGGAGTGGAACAGTCCGCTCAGCATGATCGTGCCGGGTGAAGCGCCGCCGAAGCGGACGTGAAGCGAACGTGTGGCGAACGTGAAGCGAGGTCAGGCCGCCGACGGCAGCGTGAGCGTCGCGCACGCGCCGCCTTCCGCGCGGTTGGCAAGCGCGATGCTGCCGTGGTGCAGCATCGCGACCTCGCGGACGAAACACAGCCCGAGGCCCGTGCTGCGATCCTGCCCGTCGGGGCGCGGCAGCGAATAGAAGCGCTCGAACACGCGCGCCAGCGCGTAGTCGGGAATGCCCGGGCCGTCATCCGTCACGCGGATCGCGATGACGTGCGTCCTGCCCGCCGGCTGCCGCTCGAGCGCGACCTTGACCACGCTGCCCCGCGGCGCGAAATCCAGCGCGTTGTCGAGCAGGTTGCCGAGCGCCTGGCGCAGCAGGAACGGATCGCCCGCCACGACCGCGGCGTCCCCGCTCGCCGACGGCCGCTCCAGTTGCAGCGTCACCCCGCACTGGCGCGCGCGCGGCTCTGCATCCTCCAGCAGCTGTTCGAGCACCGGCCGCAGCGCGACCGGTTCGCGCACCGACAGCCGTTGTTTCTGTTCGACTTCGGCGAGCGCGAGCAGCTTGCGGATCATCTGTTCGAGGCGGCCGGCCTGGCGGCGGATGTTCTCGGTGAAGCGCCGGCGGTTCGCAACCGGCATGTCTTCCTGCAACAGTTCGGCGGCACCGCTGATCGCCGCCAGCGGGCTTTTCATCTCGTGCGTGAGCGTGTGGATGTACGTCTCGACGTACTGCCGGTCCTCCAGCCGCTGATGCATGCTTTCCACCGCGCGCCCGAGCTCGGCCAGCTCGCTCGCGCCCTGCAGCGGCATGTCGGCCCGCTCGCCCGCCGCAATCGCGCGCGCATAACGCTGCAGGCGACGCAGCCCAACCACCAGCCACCAGGTGCACGCGACGCCGATCAGGATCGCGCCGCCCATCAGCAGCGCGCCATACAGCATGATCTTGCGCTGGCTGCGCGCGATGAACGGCGCGACCGTCTGGTTCGGCTTCGCGATCGTCAGCACGCCGATGATCTCGTTGCCGCGCCGGATCGGTGCCGCCACGTGCATCACGGTGCTGCTGTCGTCGTTCGGATCGCTGCGCGTGCTGCGCGCGCCGTATTCGCCGCGCAGCGTCCGGTAGACGTCGTTCCAGCGCGAATAGTCCTGCCCGAGCGCGCGGCCGGACGAGTCGTAGCGCACGATGCCGTGCGCGTCGGTGATGTAGAGGCGATAGCTGATCGTGTCCTTGCGC
This genomic interval carries:
- a CDS encoding DUF7660 family protein, whose translation is MNDDLKQNMADTLQAALERVVDERSFVDFLGVLGRDWKAEREIAARTTSFPHDGGALGWENDSIGTFLEAAVDWADASTDGLRFYQVPDNPWRRAADILFAGKIYE
- the creD gene encoding cell envelope integrity protein CreD, with product MNRVLLFKSLITACLVLLILIPLHLVSSIVQERASYREDALRSIWSSYAGPQTMTGPILVVPYTEVTRIRTEAAPGQPASERVQTEAKRLLVFPKTLSVKGGVATSVRYRGIHKALVYDLQSRWEGTLALPDLKKLPQADGHVSFAIGNPYLAFGISDIRGLMAQPVLVLGGKRLTMEQGAQLPSLRQGVHANVDLGAFPAASSATSAENVVPFSIDLPLRGAESVAFAPVGDQNDFSLKSTWPHPSFDGAFLPNSRTVDAGGFASAWSLTSFNTKAREQIAAGSGDEALEAASVSLIEPVNVYLQAERATKYGALFVMLTFASFFMYELVKRLRIHPIQYTLVGLSLALFFLLLLSLSEHIAFAYAYLAASGACIGLLGFYLSFVLHSVKRGAVFAVLLAVLYAALYGLLLSEDNALMLGSLLLFAILAGIMTLTRRVDWYSLGAAWQPLADEPEAGAAKPDAPAQ
- the creC gene encoding two-component system sensor histidine kinase CreC is translated as MHIGLRIFFGFFLIVGLAALITLRVFVQEVKPGVREAMEDTLVDTAQVLATLAADDMASGHVADGAFARQLEKLHASPLRANVWGMRKDTISYRLYITDAHGIVRYDSSGRALGQDYSRWNDVYRTLRGEYGARSTRSDPNDDSSTVMHVAAPIRRGNEIIGVLTIAKPNQTVAPFIARSQRKIMLYGALLMGGAILIGVACTWWLVVGLRRLQRYARAIAAGERADMPLQGASELAELGRAVESMHQRLEDRQYVETYIHTLTHEMKSPLAAISGAAELLQEDMPVANRRRFTENIRRQAGRLEQMIRKLLALAEVEQKQRLSVREPVALRPVLEQLLEDAEPRARQCGVTLQLERPSASGDAAVVAGDPFLLRQALGNLLDNALDFAPRGSVVKVALERQPAGRTHVIAIRVTDDGPGIPDYALARVFERFYSLPRPDGQDRSTGLGLCFVREVAMLHHGSIALANRAEGGACATLTLPSAA
- a CDS encoding oxidoreductase-like domain-containing protein; this translates as MPKPASPDSSPDDPRPTPPQQPELEDCCNSGCSPCVFDLYEDAMERYRVELAEWEARQAKRKRRR